A stretch of the Clostridium botulinum genome encodes the following:
- a CDS encoding bifunctional riboflavin kinase/FAD synthetase: MLIYEDNFRATLSEKTYIALGSFDGLHIGHMSLINKTIELAKANNAKSMVFTFKNHPLTVINNDIAPKLIINNETKTKLLEKAGIDIVNYANFDDIFMKISPEDFIENMLTHYNVKGIIVGFNYRFGYKNLGDIDLLQKLSCKLGFELNIINPVKINNEVVSSTRIRQLISEGDIVKADTFLNRPFMLKGKVMHGKQLGRKMNFPTTNLDYDKKFVLPRGGVYYTSVNYNNKKYKGITNIGYNPTVKDEKLSIETHILDFQKEIYDEILEVYFHERIRDEKKFDSIEELANQLTKDKEYASSKNI; the protein is encoded by the coding sequence ATGCTAATATATGAAGATAATTTTAGAGCTACATTAAGTGAAAAAACTTATATAGCACTAGGAAGCTTTGATGGATTACATATAGGGCATATGAGTCTTATAAATAAAACTATTGAACTTGCAAAGGCGAATAATGCTAAAAGTATGGTGTTTACATTTAAAAATCATCCTTTAACTGTTATCAACAATGATATAGCACCTAAACTTATTATAAATAATGAAACAAAAACTAAACTGCTTGAAAAAGCTGGTATAGATATTGTTAACTATGCTAATTTTGATGATATATTTATGAAAATATCACCAGAAGACTTTATAGAAAATATGTTAACACATTACAATGTTAAAGGTATTATTGTAGGTTTTAACTATAGGTTTGGATATAAAAACTTAGGTGATATTGATTTGTTACAGAAATTAAGTTGCAAATTAGGATTTGAGTTAAACATAATAAATCCAGTTAAAATTAACAATGAAGTAGTTAGTAGTACTAGAATAAGACAATTAATTTCTGAAGGAGATATAGTAAAGGCAGATACATTTTTAAATCGTCCTTTTATGTTAAAGGGAAAAGTTATGCATGGAAAACAGTTAGGTAGAAAAATGAACTTTCCAACAACAAATTTAGATTACGATAAGAAATTTGTATTGCCACGAGGCGGTGTATACTATACATCTGTAAATTATAATAATAAGAAATATAAAGGGATAACTAATATAGGTTATAATCCTACTGTAAAGGATGAAAAATTAAGTATTGAAACACATATATTAGATTTTCAAAAAGAAATATATGATGAAATTTTAGAAGTATATTTTCATGAAAGAATAAGAGATGAAAAAAAGTTTGATTCTATTGAAGAATTAGCCAATCAATTGACTAAAGATAAAGAGTATGCTTCCAGTAAAAATATCTAA
- the rpsO gene encoding 30S ribosomal protein S15, with product MEKARKEQIIREYATHEGDTGSPEVQVALLTERINHLNEHLKEHKKDHHSRRGLLMMVGKRRGLLNYLKEQDIERYRSLIKRLGLRK from the coding sequence ATGGAAAAGGCTAGAAAAGAACAAATAATTAGAGAATACGCAACACACGAAGGGGATACAGGTTCTCCAGAAGTTCAAGTTGCATTATTAACTGAAAGAATCAATCACTTAAACGAACATTTAAAAGAACATAAAAAAGATCACCATTCAAGAAGAGGACTTCTAATGATGGTTGGTAAAAGAAGAGGACTTTTAAACTATTTAAAAGAACAAGATATTGAAAGATATCGTTCTTTAATTAAAAGACTAGGATTAAGAAAATAA
- a CDS encoding polyribonucleotide nucleotidyltransferase, with the protein MNHVFETTVAGRKLKGEFGKLGMLSDCALNISYGDTVVLVNVNASSAPKEGIDFFPLSIEYQERLYAVGKIPGGFIKREGRPSDRAILNARAIDRPLRPLFPKGYRNDVQVVCTVVSVDQDNLPNILAMNGASLALCLSSIPFTKPVGTVSVGLIDGEFIANPTSKQREESILDLTVCATKERVMMIEAGGEEIPEDVMYDAIMFGFEECKKIADFQEKVMEQYGKQKAELILHEINSDIEKEVKDFAFDMIKEAMYITDKDLRNKAVDEVKEKVNEEFSEKYPDNLAEIGEVIYKMQKQVVRNMILNEKRRPDGRNFDEIRALSAETSLLPRTHGSGLFTRGLTQVMSVATLGSVSEGQVLDGIDEETSKRYMHHYNFPSYSVGEVRPLRGPNRREIGHGALAEKAIEPLIPSEQEFPYAIRVVSEVLSSNGSTSQASVCGSTLALLDAGVPIKRPAAGIAMGLVTSEDLSKEEILTDIQGLEDFFGDMDFKVAGTEEGITAIQVDTKIEGLSNDCIKKAISDARTARLTILKVINDCIDKPREEVSKYAPKVFTMTINPSKIKDVIGAGGKTINKIIDETGVKIDIKEDGAVFVTAEDYESGRKALEMIEGYSKEVKEGEIYLGKVTKISNFGAFVSILPGKEGLVHISKLDVKRVNKVEDVVSVGDEILVKVTEIDSMGRINLSRKDAIKDSEQSQEENKEDK; encoded by the coding sequence ATGAACCATGTTTTTGAAACTACTGTTGCCGGAAGAAAATTAAAAGGTGAATTTGGTAAATTAGGTATGTTATCAGATTGTGCTTTAAACATAAGTTATGGAGACACAGTAGTACTTGTTAATGTTAATGCATCATCAGCGCCTAAGGAGGGAATAGACTTTTTCCCATTAAGTATAGAATATCAAGAAAGACTTTATGCAGTAGGTAAAATACCAGGTGGCTTTATAAAAAGAGAAGGAAGACCTTCAGATAGAGCTATTCTTAATGCTAGAGCTATAGACAGACCTTTAAGACCATTATTCCCTAAGGGATATAGAAATGATGTTCAAGTTGTATGTACTGTAGTATCTGTAGATCAAGATAATCTACCAAATATACTTGCTATGAATGGTGCATCACTTGCATTATGTTTATCGAGTATTCCATTTACAAAACCAGTTGGAACTGTATCAGTTGGTTTAATTGATGGTGAATTTATAGCAAATCCTACATCAAAACAAAGAGAAGAAAGTATATTAGACTTAACTGTTTGTGCTACTAAAGAAAGAGTAATGATGATAGAAGCAGGTGGAGAAGAAATACCTGAAGATGTAATGTATGATGCTATAATGTTTGGATTTGAAGAATGTAAAAAAATCGCTGATTTCCAAGAAAAAGTTATGGAACAATACGGTAAGCAAAAAGCTGAACTTATATTACATGAAATTAATTCAGATATTGAAAAAGAAGTTAAAGATTTTGCTTTTGATATGATAAAAGAAGCTATGTATATTACTGACAAAGATCTTAGAAATAAAGCAGTTGATGAAGTTAAAGAAAAGGTTAATGAAGAATTTAGTGAAAAATATCCTGATAATCTTGCAGAGATAGGTGAAGTAATCTATAAAATGCAAAAGCAAGTAGTTAGAAATATGATTTTAAACGAAAAAAGAAGACCAGATGGAAGAAACTTTGATGAAATTAGAGCACTTTCTGCAGAAACTTCACTTCTTCCAAGAACTCATGGTAGTGGATTATTTACTAGAGGATTAACTCAAGTTATGAGTGTTGCTACACTAGGTTCTGTAAGTGAAGGGCAAGTTCTTGATGGAATTGATGAAGAAACGTCAAAGAGATATATGCATCATTATAATTTTCCATCTTATAGTGTTGGGGAAGTAAGACCTTTAAGAGGACCTAATAGAAGAGAAATAGGTCATGGTGCTTTAGCTGAAAAAGCAATTGAACCATTAATTCCAAGTGAACAAGAATTCCCTTATGCTATAAGAGTTGTATCTGAGGTATTAAGTTCTAATGGATCTACATCACAAGCTAGTGTTTGTGGAAGTACGTTGGCATTATTAGATGCAGGGGTACCTATAAAGAGACCAGCAGCAGGTATAGCTATGGGATTAGTTACTAGTGAAGACTTATCAAAAGAAGAAATTCTTACTGATATACAAGGGTTAGAAGATTTCTTTGGAGATATGGACTTTAAAGTAGCAGGAACTGAAGAAGGTATTACCGCTATACAAGTTGATACTAAAATAGAAGGATTATCTAATGATTGTATAAAAAAAGCAATAAGTGATGCTAGAACAGCTAGACTTACTATATTGAAAGTTATAAATGATTGTATAGATAAGCCAAGAGAAGAAGTATCAAAATATGCTCCTAAAGTATTTACAATGACTATAAATCCTTCAAAGATTAAAGATGTAATAGGTGCTGGTGGAAAAACAATAAACAAGATTATAGATGAAACTGGAGTTAAAATAGACATAAAAGAAGATGGAGCTGTTTTTGTTACAGCTGAAGACTATGAATCTGGTAGAAAAGCACTAGAAATGATAGAAGGATATAGTAAAGAGGTAAAAGAAGGCGAAATTTACTTAGGTAAAGTTACAAAAATATCCAATTTTGGAGCTTTTGTAAGCATATTACCAGGAAAAGAAGGCTTAGTTCATATATCTAAACTAGATGTTAAAAGAGTTAATAAAGTAGAAGATGTAGTATCTGTTGGCGATGAAATATTAGTTAAGGTGACAGAAATAGATTCTATGGGAAGAATAAATCTATCAAGAAAAGATGCTATAAAAGATTCAGAACAAAGTCAAGAAGAAAACAAAGAAGATAAATAG
- a CDS encoding YlmC/YmxH family sporulation protein: MNEKVKLYSEIENYEIININNGEKYNYVYNNDIIIDEEGNLKLLIINDNNTGFRFFKSESFLEVPWEYVNKIGAKTIIIDVEENGLKKSYK, encoded by the coding sequence ATGAATGAAAAAGTTAAGCTATACAGTGAGATAGAAAATTACGAAATAATTAATATTAATAATGGCGAAAAATATAATTATGTATATAATAATGATATAATAATTGATGAAGAAGGTAATCTAAAATTATTAATAATAAATGATAATAATACAGGCTTTAGATTTTTTAAATCAGAAAGTTTTTTAGAAGTGCCTTGGGAATATGTGAACAAGATAGGGGCTAAAACAATAATTATAGATGTAGAGGAAAATGGACTTAAAAAATCGTATAAGTAA
- the dapG gene encoding aspartate kinase, with the protein MKILVQKFGGTSVSTNEKRKLVVKKVLNAINAGYKPVVVVSAMGRKGEPYATDSLLELLTDSFKENNLLATDLLMSCGEVISSVVMSNELSKNNINAIPLTGGQAGINTDENYSDASVKNVDTKCLMKLLEEDKVPVVCGFQGINEQGFVTTLGRGGSDVTAALLGVALKAEQVEIYTDVDGIMTADPRIVKGASLIEEISYNEVFQFADQGAKVIHPRAVEIAMKGNVPLAIKNTMSECKGTMIDNIGSLDASNIITGITHMANRVQIRINLDENQGNENYYELLPVLAENLISIDLINVFPKEKIFTIDKKDLNKFDNIMNSINIKYSYIDNCSKIAIIGSRMRGIPGVMAKILKSLVKEKIEILQTADSHTTIWCLVESKYTETAINLLHKEFNLEKN; encoded by the coding sequence ATGAAAATTTTAGTACAGAAATTTGGTGGAACGTCAGTATCTACTAACGAAAAAAGGAAATTAGTAGTTAAAAAGGTACTCAATGCTATAAATGCTGGTTATAAGCCAGTAGTAGTAGTTTCGGCTATGGGAAGAAAAGGGGAACCTTATGCTACAGATTCATTATTAGAATTGTTAACTGATTCTTTTAAAGAAAATAATCTTTTAGCTACAGATCTTTTAATGAGTTGTGGAGAAGTTATAAGTTCAGTTGTTATGTCAAATGAATTAAGTAAAAATAATATAAATGCTATTCCTCTAACTGGTGGACAGGCTGGAATAAATACAGATGAAAATTATTCAGATGCATCTGTAAAAAATGTAGATACAAAATGCTTAATGAAATTATTAGAGGAAGATAAAGTTCCTGTTGTTTGTGGATTTCAAGGAATAAATGAACAAGGATTTGTAACTACATTAGGAAGAGGCGGTAGTGATGTTACAGCAGCACTTTTAGGAGTAGCATTAAAAGCTGAACAAGTAGAAATATACACTGATGTTGATGGTATAATGACTGCTGACCCTAGAATAGTAAAAGGAGCTTCATTAATTGAAGAAATAAGTTATAATGAGGTATTCCAATTTGCAGATCAAGGAGCAAAAGTCATTCATCCAAGAGCAGTTGAAATAGCCATGAAAGGAAATGTACCATTAGCTATAAAGAATACTATGAGTGAATGCAAAGGTACAATGATAGATAATATAGGTTCATTAGATGCATCAAATATTATTACAGGAATAACACATATGGCAAATAGAGTTCAGATAAGAATTAATTTAGATGAAAATCAAGGAAATGAAAATTATTATGAATTATTGCCAGTGCTTGCAGAAAATTTAATAAGTATAGACTTAATAAATGTATTTCCTAAGGAAAAAATATTTACAATAGACAAAAAAGATCTTAATAAATTTGATAATATTATGAATTCAATTAATATAAAATATTCTTATATAGATAATTGTAGCAAAATAGCTATAATAGGTTCTAGAATGAGAGGAATACCAGGTGTAATGGCAAAAATATTAAAATCACTTGTAAAAGAAAAAATCGAAATACTTCAGACTGCTGATTCACATACTACTATATGGTGTTTGGTAGAATCTAAGTATACTGAAACTGCTATAAATCTTCTTCATAAAGAATTTAATCTAGAAAAAAATTAA
- a CDS encoding ClpP family protease, translating into MCNNDPNNQNSQQNINSIKELGIQDQNIKAQRFQVLPIIGQIEGHSVLPPQSKATKYEHVIPQLVDIEMNDAIEGVLIILNTVGGDVEAGLAIAEMISSLSKPSVSLVIGGGHSIGVPLATCADYSFISPSATMIVHPIRMNGLVLGVPQTFEYFNKMQERIIDFIKRTSKINKDTLRSLMLQTDELLNDMGTILIGKQAVDYGLIDEVGGLSSAINKLEEIIDSKSKKTS; encoded by the coding sequence ATGTGTAATAATGACCCTAACAATCAAAACAGTCAACAAAATATTAATTCTATAAAAGAATTAGGTATTCAAGATCAAAATATTAAGGCTCAGAGATTTCAGGTACTACCAATAATAGGCCAAATTGAAGGCCACTCAGTATTGCCACCACAATCTAAGGCTACTAAGTATGAACATGTTATTCCCCAATTAGTGGATATAGAAATGAATGATGCTATAGAGGGTGTACTTATAATTTTAAATACTGTAGGTGGGGATGTAGAAGCCGGGCTTGCTATAGCTGAAATGATTAGTAGCTTAAGTAAACCAAGTGTATCATTAGTTATAGGTGGTGGTCACTCAATAGGTGTTCCACTTGCAACTTGTGCTGATTATTCTTTTATATCACCTTCGGCAACTATGATAGTTCATCCAATAAGAATGAATGGATTAGTACTAGGTGTTCCTCAAACATTTGAGTATTTTAATAAAATGCAAGAGCGTATCATTGATTTTATAAAACGTACTTCTAAAATTAACAAAGATACACTTAGAAGTCTTATGCTTCAAACAGATGAATTATTAAATGATATGGGTACAATCTTGATTGGAAAGCAAGCAGTTGATTATGGACTAATAGACGAAGTTGGGGGATTAAGTAGTGCCATAAATAAATTAGAAGAAATAATTGATAGTAAAAGTAAAAAAACTAGCTAA
- a CDS encoding FtsK/SpoIIIE family DNA translocase, whose protein sequence is MPLAKRNKHSKKASNTVQSSQMPNDVKGIIFITLGILMILSVFASDSSGILGKSIRKLLIGLFGMGSYIFPLLIIFVGVSYIVKNGKITFNNRFYGIFIFILNTLLFIQMIHIKDYYIEGNFMDGIKKIFAETSIIHGGIISYIVDVPLYKLLGNIGSYIVFISLYIIAIIFIMQISLGELLMMLKGSTIQKRKVENTLSDKNIIYDNENGKDISSSFIKGLNNKIKFVNFLKSTEDIDTDREEISDNEKVHKKSKMDEPKVVPNIVDNKPINNTQMFNKPDISKKPYVEEESNNIINDEIQQKSNEIRSQYIFPSTQLLNRNTNNGYDKNSKKELINYASKLEETLTSFGVNAKVIQVTKGPSVTRFELQPSAGVKVSKITHLSDDIALSLAASSVRIEAPIPGKSAIGIEVPNKVVSAVYLSEVIESNEFKNFNKNIAFAVGKDISGKCVVADLSKMPHLLIAGATGSGKSVCINTLIISLIYKYSPEDVKLLLVDPKVVELNIYNDIPHLLIPVVTNPKKAAGALNWAVTEMTRRYNLFAENNVRNVEGYNELVKKGRLSEKLPWIVIIIDELADLMMVSPGEVEEYIARLAQMARAAGMHLVIATQRPSVDVITGVIKANIPSRISFAVSSQIDSRTIIDSAGAEKLLGKGDMLFYPVGESKPVRIQGAFISEEEVENIVNFVKDQKGPAEYQENIINEINTKVEKQNSDSDELLDEAIEIAMENGQISTSLLQRRLKIGYNRAARIIDDMEDKGMISGKNGSKPRQILLDNEDLKNNN, encoded by the coding sequence ATGCCATTGGCTAAAAGAAATAAACATTCTAAAAAAGCATCTAACACAGTACAATCTTCTCAAATGCCTAATGATGTTAAAGGAATAATATTTATTACACTAGGAATACTTATGATTTTAAGTGTTTTTGCAAGTGATTCTTCAGGAATTTTGGGGAAAAGTATAAGAAAACTTCTAATCGGTTTGTTTGGAATGGGATCGTACATATTTCCACTATTAATAATATTTGTAGGTGTAAGTTACATTGTGAAAAATGGAAAAATAACTTTCAATAATAGATTCTATGGAATTTTTATTTTTATATTGAATACTCTTTTGTTTATACAAATGATACATATTAAAGATTATTATATAGAAGGTAATTTTATGGATGGTATTAAAAAAATATTTGCTGAAACATCAATAATTCATGGTGGAATTATTAGTTATATAGTAGATGTTCCTTTGTACAAACTTTTAGGTAATATAGGATCATATATAGTATTTATATCACTATATATTATAGCTATCATTTTTATAATGCAAATTTCTTTAGGGGAACTTCTAATGATGCTTAAAGGAAGTACTATACAAAAAAGAAAAGTTGAAAACACTTTAAGTGATAAAAATATTATATATGATAATGAGAATGGAAAAGATATTAGTTCATCATTTATAAAGGGATTAAACAATAAGATAAAATTTGTTAATTTCCTAAAATCTACTGAAGATATAGATACAGATAGGGAAGAAATCAGTGATAATGAAAAAGTTCATAAAAAATCAAAAATGGACGAGCCTAAAGTTGTGCCTAATATAGTAGATAATAAACCTATTAATAACACTCAAATGTTTAATAAACCCGATATTTCTAAAAAACCTTATGTAGAAGAAGAGTCAAATAATATTATAAATGATGAAATACAACAAAAATCAAATGAAATAAGATCACAATATATATTTCCATCTACTCAATTATTAAATCGTAATACCAATAATGGATATGATAAAAATAGTAAAAAAGAACTTATTAATTATGCATCTAAATTGGAAGAAACATTAACTAGTTTTGGGGTTAATGCAAAGGTTATACAAGTAACGAAGGGACCTTCAGTTACAAGATTTGAATTACAACCTAGTGCAGGGGTTAAAGTTAGTAAAATTACTCATTTATCTGATGATATAGCACTAAGTTTAGCCGCATCTTCTGTAAGAATTGAAGCTCCTATACCTGGAAAAAGTGCTATAGGTATAGAGGTGCCAAATAAAGTTGTATCGGCAGTTTATTTAAGTGAAGTTATAGAATCTAATGAATTTAAAAATTTCAACAAAAATATTGCTTTTGCAGTAGGAAAAGATATCAGTGGAAAATGTGTAGTTGCAGATTTATCTAAGATGCCCCATTTATTAATTGCTGGTGCTACTGGTTCAGGCAAAAGTGTATGCATTAATACTTTAATAATTAGTTTAATTTACAAATATTCTCCAGAAGATGTAAAATTACTTTTGGTAGACCCTAAGGTAGTAGAATTAAATATATACAATGATATACCACATTTATTAATTCCTGTAGTTACAAACCCTAAAAAGGCAGCTGGAGCACTTAATTGGGCGGTAACAGAAATGACTAGAAGATATAACCTTTTTGCTGAAAACAATGTAAGAAACGTAGAAGGATACAATGAACTTGTTAAGAAAGGCAGGTTAAGTGAGAAGTTACCGTGGATAGTAATAATAATAGATGAGCTTGCAGATCTTATGATGGTTTCACCAGGGGAAGTAGAGGAGTATATAGCAAGACTTGCACAAATGGCAAGAGCAGCTGGAATGCATTTAGTTATAGCAACTCAACGTCCATCAGTAGATGTAATTACTGGGGTAATAAAAGCGAATATACCTTCTAGAATATCATTTGCTGTTTCTAGCCAAATAGATTCTAGAACTATTATTGATTCGGCTGGTGCAGAGAAACTATTAGGAAAAGGAGATATGTTATTTTATCCGGTAGGAGAATCTAAACCTGTCAGAATACAAGGTGCGTTTATTTCAGAAGAAGAAGTAGAAAATATAGTGAATTTTGTAAAAGATCAAAAAGGACCAGCTGAGTATCAAGAAAATATTATAAATGAGATAAATACTAAAGTGGAAAAACAAAATTCAGATAGTGATGAATTGTTAGATGAAGCTATAGAAATTGCTATGGAAAATGGACAAATATCTACATCGTTATTACAAAGAAGATTGAAAATTGGATATAATAGAGCTGCTAGAATAATTGATGATATGGAAGATAAGGGGATGATTTCTGGTAAAAATGGAAGTAAACCAAGACAAATATTATTAGATAATGAAGATTTGAAAAATAATAATTAA
- the rimO gene encoding 30S ribosomal protein S12 methylthiotransferase RimO, protein MNRYKIGLISLGCDKNRIDSELLLGKLNEKNEIVNNPNEADIIIVNTCGFIETSKQESIDTIIEMAQYKDKNCKMIIATGCLTQRYSKELQELIPEIDIMLGVNDYANIQNHIDEFFENHNKICQCKYSDVSINEGKRILTTDKHVAYIRISEGCDNFCTYCIIPKIRGKYRSRSIDSIVKEAKELAAMGVKELILVGQDTAIYGRDIYNENKLPELIRAISEIEAIEWIRVLYTYPEEITDELIEEIKNNDKVCNYLDIPIQHVSNTVLKRMNRRSTKEIISENIRKMRSEIKDLCLRTSIIVGFPGETEDEFNELKEFIKEIKFDNLGVFKYSQEEDTAAARMKDQLSEEVKESRLEELMIIQQQVSKEKNKNKIGKVYKVLIEGHNDEYWIGRNYQMTPEIDGAIFFKCDKILNVGEFIYIKITDALEYDLIGVVCDESGQ, encoded by the coding sequence GTGAATAGATACAAAATAGGACTTATAAGTTTAGGATGCGATAAAAATAGAATAGATTCGGAGTTGCTTTTAGGTAAATTAAATGAAAAAAATGAAATAGTTAATAATCCTAATGAAGCTGATATAATTATTGTAAATACTTGTGGGTTTATAGAAACTTCAAAGCAAGAGTCTATAGATACGATTATAGAAATGGCTCAATATAAAGATAAGAACTGTAAAATGATTATTGCAACTGGATGTCTTACTCAAAGATATTCTAAAGAATTACAAGAACTTATTCCAGAAATAGATATTATGCTTGGAGTAAATGATTATGCAAATATACAAAATCATATAGATGAATTCTTTGAAAATCATAATAAAATCTGTCAATGTAAATATAGTGATGTTTCTATAAATGAAGGAAAAAGAATTTTAACAACTGATAAACATGTTGCTTATATAAGAATATCAGAAGGCTGTGACAACTTCTGTACATATTGTATCATACCTAAAATTAGGGGTAAGTACAGAAGTAGAAGTATAGATAGTATTGTGAAGGAAGCAAAAGAACTTGCAGCAATGGGAGTTAAAGAGCTTATTTTAGTAGGACAAGATACTGCTATATATGGTAGGGATATATATAATGAAAATAAACTACCAGAGTTAATTAGAGCTATATCAGAAATTGAGGCTATAGAATGGATTAGAGTATTATATACTTATCCAGAAGAGATTACAGATGAGCTTATTGAAGAAATTAAAAACAATGATAAAGTATGTAATTATTTAGATATTCCAATACAACATGTAAGCAACACAGTATTAAAGAGAATGAATAGAAGAAGTACCAAAGAAATTATAAGTGAAAATATAAGAAAAATGAGAAGTGAGATTAAAGATTTATGTCTTCGTACTTCAATTATAGTTGGATTCCCTGGAGAAACTGAAGATGAATTTAATGAGTTAAAGGAATTTATAAAAGAGATTAAATTTGATAATTTAGGTGTATTTAAGTATTCCCAAGAAGAAGATACAGCAGCAGCAAGAATGAAAGATCAATTAAGTGAAGAAGTTAAAGAGTCTAGATTAGAAGAACTTATGATTATACAACAACAAGTTTCTAAAGAAAAGAATAAGAATAAAATAGGAAAAGTGTATAAAGTGCTAATTGAAGGGCATAATGATGAATATTGGATAGGAAGAAATTATCAAATGACACCTGAAATTGATGGTGCAATTTTCTTCAAATGTGATAAAATATTAAATGTAGGTGAGTTTATTTATATAAAAATAACTGATGCATTAGAATATGATTTAATAGGAGTTGTGTGTGATGAATCTGGCCAATAA
- the pgsA gene encoding CDP-diacylglycerol--glycerol-3-phosphate 3-phosphatidyltransferase: MNLANKLTLLRVILVPIFLIFISISSPTNTLIAIVIFVVAALTDKLDGYIARSRNEITNFGKFMDPLADKLLVTAALVALVQYGVIPAWMVMIIIAREFAVTGLRAVAASEGVVIAASWWGKIKTVIQIIAIILCLISLIYTASYMRYVTYISISLAVLITLISGIDYFVKNRKVISPSH; this comes from the coding sequence ATGAATCTGGCCAATAAGCTTACATTACTTAGAGTTATATTAGTACCGATTTTTTTAATATTTATATCCATAAGTAGTCCAACAAACACATTAATAGCAATTGTTATATTTGTGGTTGCAGCTTTAACAGATAAATTAGACGGATATATTGCTAGAAGTAGAAATGAAATAACAAACTTTGGAAAATTTATGGATCCTTTAGCAGATAAGTTGCTTGTAACAGCAGCATTAGTAGCTTTAGTACAGTATGGTGTTATACCTGCTTGGATGGTAATGATAATTATCGCTAGAGAATTTGCTGTTACGGGACTAAGGGCAGTTGCTGCTTCAGAAGGTGTTGTAATTGCTGCTAGTTGGTGGGGAAAAATTAAAACTGTTATTCAAATAATCGCAATAATTCTATGTTTAATTAGTCTAATATATACTGCAAGTTACATGAGATATGTTACATATATATCTATATCTTTAGCAGTTCTTATTACACTTATTTCAGGAATTGATTATTTTGTGAAAAATCGCAAGGTAATTAGCCCAAGTCATTAA